Proteins found in one Desulfuribacillus stibiiarsenatis genomic segment:
- a CDS encoding HDOD domain-containing protein, whose protein sequence is MDKHRVLEFLEQSEDIPILPKNISEILEMLKDPCGFEIDHLVQKVTQSVELNDIMLKNLNSGYFQLNKKIKTIKEAVVYLGMQTVQNLIIFYISRLLFPNITDRRKRSFDIYKYWNHVLGTSVAASILASRINCSDKYKLFSYGLIHDIGIPVLDTCLPEFIDEVSLKVHKGMHQIVAERSVLGGLTHSDIGAWLCEKWNLREDIINIVKFHHTPFVPKINIKEVQLLHIADVISTEYYEKLLGLNLNSNVSKSIMKTLGITEDDYIYVAEILPEEVDKLNSYLLV, encoded by the coding sequence ATGGATAAACATAGAGTACTTGAATTTTTGGAACAATCAGAAGACATACCTATATTACCCAAAAACATAAGTGAGATTCTTGAAATGCTAAAGGACCCGTGTGGGTTCGAGATTGACCATTTAGTTCAGAAGGTTACTCAATCGGTTGAACTGAATGATATTATGCTGAAAAATTTAAATTCGGGTTACTTCCAACTTAATAAAAAAATAAAAACAATTAAAGAGGCAGTAGTTTATCTGGGGATGCAAACAGTACAAAATCTAATAATTTTCTATATTTCTCGACTTCTTTTCCCGAACATAACGGATAGAAGAAAACGTTCATTTGATATCTATAAATATTGGAATCATGTACTAGGAACTTCTGTTGCTGCTAGTATTCTAGCATCTCGAATAAATTGTAGTGACAAATACAAATTATTTTCATATGGATTAATTCATGATATAGGGATTCCTGTTTTAGACACATGTTTACCAGAGTTTATAGATGAAGTTTCCTTGAAAGTACATAAGGGTATGCATCAAATAGTAGCAGAAAGATCGGTACTTGGCGGTCTAACCCATTCTGATATAGGTGCTTGGTTATGTGAAAAATGGAATTTGCGTGAAGACATTATAAATATTGTTAAATTTCATCACACCCCCTTTGTACCGAAAATAAACATAAAGGAAGTTCAACTTTTACATATAGCTGACGTGATAAGCACTGAATACTATGAAAAATTATTAGGACTTAACTTAAATAGTAACGTAAGCAAATCAATAATGAAGACATTAGGTATTACAGAAGATGATTATATATATGTTGCAGAGATTCTGCCAGAAGAAGTTGACAAACTGAATAGCTACTTGTTAGTTTAA
- a CDS encoding HD domain-containing phosphohydrolase, with protein MDSIYYKLTGLYELLNKRVSIEDTLEHLHKTFNEHIPFDRLCIALLDKDGNIYSQNVYTNYEPTLKKGYLISLNNTSLNKVITQMKERVIHNYDEYSIGNSNSESNKLILEENIKSSIACPLITNDTSFGALIFSSKMKNIYNEKHLEIAKTISNHMAIMIEKNLLMDDLILSAVTGFARLVEAKDCDTGFHLNRMQNYSKIIATELQKNYKYKDVIDVDFIEDILRYSPLHDIGKVGIADGILLKPGKLTPEEFEVIKRHTIIGSEVLKNASNHLLRRGKHFFDMGIEIALYHHEKYNGKGYPFGLKAEEIPLSARIVMVADVFDALTSRRVYKDASSFEDSLNIIIDESGISFDPDIVQALISCKCKIIEVYQMYNEQFDIDRR; from the coding sequence ATGGATAGCATATACTATAAACTTACAGGTTTATATGAATTACTTAATAAAAGGGTTTCAATTGAGGATACATTGGAACATCTTCATAAAACTTTCAATGAACATATTCCATTTGATCGCCTATGTATTGCACTTTTGGATAAGGATGGAAATATCTATTCTCAAAATGTATACACCAACTATGAACCTACATTGAAAAAAGGATATTTAATCAGCTTGAATAACACTTCTCTTAATAAAGTCATAACTCAAATGAAAGAAAGGGTTATCCATAATTATGATGAATATAGTATTGGGAATTCTAACTCAGAATCGAACAAACTGATTTTAGAAGAAAATATAAAATCAAGCATAGCCTGTCCCCTAATCACAAATGACACATCCTTTGGGGCATTAATTTTCTCTAGTAAAATGAAAAATATATATAATGAAAAGCACCTTGAAATAGCAAAAACAATTTCAAATCATATGGCTATAATGATTGAGAAGAACCTACTTATGGATGATTTAATTCTTTCAGCAGTTACTGGATTTGCTAGACTGGTAGAGGCTAAAGATTGTGACACAGGGTTTCATTTAAATAGAATGCAGAATTATTCTAAAATTATTGCCACAGAGCTTCAAAAAAATTACAAGTATAAAGATGTAATAGATGTAGATTTTATTGAAGATATATTAAGATACAGCCCACTTCATGATATAGGCAAGGTTGGTATAGCAGATGGAATACTTCTTAAACCAGGTAAACTTACACCTGAAGAATTCGAGGTAATAAAGAGGCATACAATAATTGGTAGTGAAGTTTTGAAAAATGCAAGTAATCATTTATTAAGAAGGGGAAAGCATTTTTTTGATATGGGAATTGAAATTGCATTATACCATCATGAGAAATACAACGGTAAAGGATACCCTTTTGGATTAAAAGCAGAAGAAATTCCCTTATCGGCACGAATAGTAATGGTTGCGGATGTATTTGATGCACTAACATCAAGAAGAGTATATAAAGATGCCTCATCTTTTGAAGATTCGTTAAATATAATCATTGATGAAAGCGGAATTAGTTTTGATCCTGATATTGTACAAGCCTTAATAAGTTGCAAATGTAAAATAATTGAAGTTTATCAGATGTATAATGAGCAATTTGATATTGATAGGAGATAA
- a CDS encoding leucine-rich repeat protein codes for MSKKIKKIISVMLVLLLVFGMVPGSMTGSGVVYASAPETITVTGAGWGAANGTYTIEGTYGGKPIYRNDTIEIRWDSTMGDVWAIKFTSGLVLYFAQEDVASPDLVVAWSTHDPFFAPVPTTGPATSSDATVSVINPMTYIVNNDTNTISNNITQITTNVPVSSFLSYLQKHPAADWKVVTTGTTITNAATFDSATGKAVDTYLAVGDKLAVKAEDGTVKVYDITVIEEGASSDTDLVSDSSSVTIDINAGTITVLRLHEDYEMQDLYFGIEWPEDSSFKFTAAGIADDAVFSGIVGKDWQDQIVTGDKVFVQAQNGTVKVYTITLAFTRIASKEDANDDYFYNVNIRNGTITEDASEITTAVTVSAFLDNLIKHANTVWKVVATGTTITDAATFDGASEKASGATLAVGDLLAVKDAAGAVKVYAITVTDASSSNTPEQYFIFDPDTGTITGYSSEGPKDVVIPSTIDGVAVVSIGDWAFGMQTLTTVTIPASVMSIGVSAFFSSSLTSVTIPEGVTSIGDFAFESNQLTTVTIPASVTSIGEGTFKDNPLTEVTIGSGVVITHDDSMGTHGASFKRDYEANGSLAGTYTYDSGTASWIFSSGTMSSDAEVSIIDSNNSYVVDNSENTIVADQTPITTDMKVGAFLANLEKHAAASWKVVTTATTITNAETFDSATEKAGGDNLAVGDLLAVKAEDGTVKVYAITVTGDSSGEPQPLQPEGTGTEQDPYLVATIENLIWLQEQSQTNNFSGKHFRQTADIDLSVIANWGGIGKADLGVSFQGTYDGYGYTINNMTITRDDATIGFFNAINNSTIKRLAITNANVTRTHNTSSEAVSILVGYANATVVIQDCYTTGTVIDEQATNNYTGSAAGIVAEVNGAGTIIRSYSLASISRTAAVGSFTGGLSGRISANSEITDSFFAGTITGSNWFRGYIVGASMATVDKFTNTFAAASSTDRMIGVLLTDYSNVQLDGNAKDASFFKDVNNYGASTYSTAWDFVNTWQIDPAVNNGYPTLRSQGTSGEVPSASSDATVSTIGSNYTYVVINTPATIEADMTPITTDMKVGAFLANLEKHAEAAWKVVTAGTTITDAAEFDSATEKASGDNLAVGDLLAVKAENGTVKVYAITVTPNDNSGDFIFDIPTQTITGYTGSNPNVVIPASIGGVQVVGIGASAFRNMTLSSIIIPEGVTSIGAHAFRNSTLTSVSIPESILNIGTYAFADNLLTSLTILTGGITMADGVFFNNKLDTLNLPETMTSIADGMFTQNLLTSVVIPGSVTHIGQAFNANALTRVSIGNNVTIVANVNAMGIHSMTFIRDYTANSSAAGTYIYDSGSDSWSIEVLKTYEELLALIAESKQRRTETEESEDGEYVTPGAYWATSEVWNAFSDTIDEIDNNKWSGKAAEVIHNEYLSLDAARTLFMEARQYLIDKFDLDIAIEDAETKKMGVVISETGEGIFVGTYWVTQAMQDTFSAAIDSAKGVYNDADATQEEVTTAIAALVAATNSYTPVQGTNVASSDTDLVSERDYITVDIDAATITAVLLWDEFIKMDLDLAIVYPDDSSYKIAGAEVANDAEFSGIVGKTSFSADLITGDKVFVQAQDGTVKVYTITLALTRIASKDDENDDYFYNVNIGAGTITDDASEITTAVTVSEFLANLRKNEDANWKVVAMGTTITDAATFISATGKADDATLAVGDLLAVKDADGRVKVYTITVTPNDDSGYFTFNAETGTITGYSNDGPKDVVIPSTINGVSVTSIGSAAFLMMSVTSVTIPDSVTSIGANAFALNSITSVTIPDSVTLIDASAFFSNSITSITIGANVTVFDNISLGLNGASFKTLYDSNKLAGTYTYVDGAWIGPSEGDDSDNMLSDDATLSDLAISVGTLSPEFSKPERTFTVSVANGVTSMTVTPTVNDEENGTVTVNGVTATTGQPSNAITLNVGSNPITIIVTAEDGVTTETYTITVTRAAGSNNSGESSSGDGDSGGGGGDTPAPAPTPAPTPTPTPTPTPVPAPVAANQIAQSVEKETTTGKETTITTTDGKNIAVVQITNDKMTDKITQLINQRPVPPTTPAEQPAQPVTQLTRSEQRTQNDQNTIQIVVETQNTDTVSAQLTGDIVKNMETGGITLSVKTNNIDYIIPAKEIAIERVAQNLGIAAANLASIVVEVKIDKATTEKSEQMQQRASERNAEIVVAPISFQVIAHTTTSSGETSSQIISNFSQYVERVMELPEGMDPSKITTGIIYDDKGTFDHVPTEVFQAGGKWFARLNSLTNSDYTIIYNPITVKSVEGHWSKDIVNDMASRIVIAEHQTFTPDTAITRGEFADYIVRALGLYRVGNYDRQRFTDVTRSHKQADSITIANQYGIINGYPDGTFRAEATITRQEAMTMYARAMDIVKIIEQEIKLEAIYTDVADITGWAHAYVKKTVSAGIFKGRTDTTINPLETFTRAEAATAIRNMLVKAELINDKLDSVATVTK; via the coding sequence ATGTCTAAAAAGATTAAGAAAATAATTTCAGTGATGCTGGTTTTGTTATTGGTGTTTGGGATGGTTCCAGGTTCAATGACGGGTAGTGGGGTTGTTTATGCGTCAGCTCCAGAAACTATAACCGTTACAGGTGCTGGCTGGGGAGCAGCTAATGGAACTTATACCATTGAAGGTACGTATGGAGGTAAGCCAATATATAGAAATGATACTATTGAGATAAGATGGGATTCAACAATGGGTGACGTTTGGGCTATTAAGTTCACTAGCGGTTTAGTTTTATATTTTGCTCAAGAGGATGTTGCCAGTCCAGATTTGGTTGTAGCGTGGAGTACCCATGATCCTTTTTTTGCACCTGTACCTACAACTGGACCTGCTACTTCGTCAGATGCGACGGTGTCAGTTATCAATCCAATGACTTATATTGTAAATAACGACACAAATACAATTTCTAATAATATTACACAGATTACTACAAATGTTCCAGTCAGTTCGTTCCTCTCCTATTTGCAGAAACATCCTGCAGCAGACTGGAAGGTGGTTACAACAGGGACAACGATCACAAATGCTGCAACGTTCGACAGTGCAACCGGAAAAGCTGTTGACACTTATTTGGCAGTTGGTGATAAGCTAGCAGTTAAAGCAGAAGACGGTACGGTGAAGGTGTACGACATAACAGTGATTGAAGAAGGTGCTTCTTCTGATACAGATCTCGTAAGCGATAGCAGCAGTGTTACAATCGACATAAATGCTGGTACAATTACTGTATTGCGGTTACATGAAGATTATGAGATGCAAGATTTATACTTTGGAATTGAATGGCCTGAAGATTCGAGTTTTAAGTTCACTGCAGCGGGTATTGCTGATGATGCTGTTTTCTCTGGGATTGTTGGGAAAGATTGGCAAGATCAGATTGTAACAGGTGATAAGGTATTCGTGCAAGCGCAAAACGGTACAGTGAAGGTATACACAATCACTTTAGCGTTCACACGTATTGCATCTAAAGAAGATGCAAATGATGACTATTTTTATAATGTTAATATACGCAATGGAACGATTACTGAGGATGCCTCAGAGATTACTACTGCTGTGACAGTATCTGCATTCTTAGATAACCTAATAAAGCATGCTAATACAGTGTGGAAGGTTGTTGCAACTGGTACAACGATCACAGACGCTGCTACGTTTGACGGTGCATCAGAAAAAGCTAGTGGAGCTACTTTAGCAGTTGGCGATTTGTTAGCTGTTAAAGATGCAGCTGGTGCGGTGAAGGTGTATGCGATTACGGTAACGGATGCTAGCTCCAGCAATACACCTGAACAATACTTTATCTTCGATCCTGACACTGGAACGATTACAGGTTACAGTAGTGAGGGTCCTAAGGATGTAGTAATACCAAGCACCATAGACGGTGTGGCTGTTGTGAGTATAGGCGACTGGGCCTTCGGGATGCAGACGTTAACAACGGTGACGATTCCTGCAAGTGTGATGAGTATAGGTGTAAGTGCCTTCTTTTCTAGCTCGTTGACATCTGTAACGATTCCGGAAGGTGTGACGAGTATAGGTGACTTTGCCTTCGAAAGTAACCAGTTGACAACGGTGACGATTCCTGCAAGTGTGACGAGTATAGGTGAAGGTACCTTCAAAGATAACCCGTTGACCGAAGTAACCATTGGAAGTGGAGTTGTTATAACTCACGATGACTCAATGGGAACTCATGGCGCGTCATTCAAAAGAGATTATGAAGCAAACGGCAGTCTAGCTGGGACGTACACCTATGACTCTGGAACAGCTAGTTGGATTTTTTCTTCAGGAACGATGTCAAGCGATGCTGAAGTATCCATTATCGACAGCAATAACTCTTATGTAGTCGATAATTCGGAAAATACGATTGTGGCGGACCAGACACCGATTACAACTGATATGAAAGTCGGTGCTTTTCTTGCTAATTTAGAGAAGCATGCTGCCGCAAGCTGGAAGGTCGTTACAACGGCTACGACAATCACAAATGCTGAAACGTTTGACAGTGCAACAGAAAAAGCTGGTGGCGATAACTTAGCAGTAGGCGATTTGTTAGCAGTCAAAGCGGAAGACGGTACGGTGAAGGTGTATGCGATTACGGTAACGGGAGATTCGTCCGGAGAGCCACAGCCACTCCAGCCTGAAGGAACGGGTACAGAGCAGGATCCATATCTAGTTGCTACAATTGAGAATTTGATCTGGTTACAAGAGCAGAGCCAAACAAACAATTTCTCAGGAAAGCATTTTAGACAAACAGCCGATATAGATCTATCTGTTATCGCAAATTGGGGTGGAATAGGTAAAGCTGATTTGGGTGTTTCCTTTCAGGGCACTTACGATGGTTATGGGTATACAATCAATAACATGACGATTACCAGAGATGATGCTACAATTGGTTTTTTTAATGCAATTAACAACAGTACAATAAAAAGACTAGCGATTACAAACGCAAATGTGACTAGGACTCATAACACATCGAGTGAAGCCGTGAGTATTTTAGTTGGATATGCAAATGCAACAGTAGTTATTCAGGATTGCTATACAACGGGAACTGTTATAGATGAACAAGCAACTAATAACTATACAGGAAGTGCTGCAGGAATTGTAGCGGAGGTAAACGGTGCTGGTACAATAATTAGAAGCTATTCACTTGCATCAATTTCTAGAACTGCAGCAGTAGGTAGTTTCACAGGGGGGTTAAGTGGTCGGATCTCAGCAAATTCTGAAATAACGGACTCTTTCTTTGCAGGAACTATCACTGGGAGTAATTGGTTCAGAGGTTATATTGTAGGTGCTAGCATGGCCACTGTCGATAAATTCACTAATACTTTCGCAGCAGCTTCAAGCACTGATCGAATGATTGGCGTTTTGCTTACCGATTATAGTAATGTTCAACTGGACGGAAATGCGAAAGATGCATCGTTTTTCAAAGATGTTAATAATTACGGAGCGTCAACATATTCAACGGCATGGGATTTCGTGAATACATGGCAAATTGATCCTGCTGTTAACAATGGGTATCCAACTTTGCGGTCTCAAGGAACATCGGGTGAAGTACCTTCTGCTTCGTCAGATGCGACAGTATCAACCATCGGCAGCAACTATACTTATGTTGTAATCAATACACCAGCTACGATTGAAGCAGACATGACACCGATTACAACGGATATGAAAGTCGGTGCATTTCTTGCTAATTTAGAGAAGCATGCTGAAGCCGCTTGGAAGGTTGTTACAGCTGGCACGACAATCACAGATGCTGCAGAGTTTGACAGTGCGACAGAAAAAGCTAGTGGCGATAACTTAGCAGTTGGTGATTTGTTAGCTGTTAAAGCAGAAAATGGTACGGTGAAGGTGTATGCGATTACGGTAACACCGAATGATAATTCAGGAGACTTTATATTTGATATTCCTACCCAAACCATAACTGGGTACACTGGAAGCAATCCGAATGTTGTAATACCAGCAAGCATAGGCGGTGTTCAGGTAGTTGGTATAGGTGCATCTGCTTTTAGAAATATGACTTTGTCATCTATTATCATCCCTGAAGGGGTTACAAGTATAGGTGCCCATGCTTTTAGAAATAGCACATTGACTTCGGTGAGTATACCTGAAAGTATATTAAACATCGGGACATATGCTTTTGCAGACAACCTATTGACAAGTTTGACCATCCTTACAGGTGGAATAACTATGGCAGACGGTGTTTTCTTTAACAACAAACTGGATACGTTGAACTTACCAGAAACAATGACAAGCATAGCTGATGGAATGTTTACTCAAAATCTTTTGACCTCTGTAGTGATACCTGGATCGGTAACACATATAGGGCAAGCCTTTAACGCAAATGCTTTGACGAGGGTATCTATAGGAAATAATGTAACCATTGTTGCAAATGTTAACGCAATGGGCATTCATAGTATGACGTTTATAAGGGATTATACTGCTAACTCAAGTGCGGCAGGAACATACATTTATGACTCTGGATCAGATAGTTGGAGCATAGAAGTGCTAAAAACCTACGAAGAATTATTGGCGTTGATTGCGGAGTCTAAACAGAGACGTACTGAGACTGAAGAATCGGAAGATGGGGAATATGTTACTCCTGGAGCCTATTGGGCTACATCTGAGGTTTGGAATGCATTCAGTGACACGATTGATGAAATTGACAATAATAAGTGGTCGGGTAAAGCTGCTGAGGTTATTCATAATGAGTATTTATCATTAGACGCAGCTCGAACCTTATTCATGGAAGCTAGACAATATTTGATAGACAAATTTGACTTAGACATAGCTATTGAAGATGCGGAAACTAAAAAAATGGGAGTAGTCATTTCAGAAACAGGCGAAGGGATATTTGTAGGGACATACTGGGTTACGCAGGCGATGCAGGACACTTTTTCAGCTGCTATTGATTCAGCAAAAGGCGTTTACAACGATGCTGATGCTACTCAGGAAGAAGTAACAACGGCAATAGCCGCGCTCGTAGCTGCTACAAATAGCTACACACCTGTACAAGGAACAAATGTAGCTTCTTCTGATACAGATCTCGTAAGTGAGCGAGACTATATTACAGTCGATATAGATGCTGCTACAATCACTGCAGTACTTTTGTGGGACGAATTCATAAAGATGGATCTAGACCTTGCAATTGTTTATCCTGATGATTCGAGTTACAAGATTGCTGGTGCAGAGGTTGCTAATGATGCAGAATTTTCTGGGATTGTTGGAAAAACATCATTCTCAGCCGATCTTATAACGGGTGACAAGGTATTCGTACAAGCGCAAGACGGTACAGTGAAGGTATACACAATCACTTTAGCGTTGACACGTATTGCATCTAAAGACGATGAAAATGATGACTATTTTTATAATGTCAATATAGGTGCTGGAACAATTACGGATGATGCGTCAGAGATTACAACGGCTGTGACGGTATCTGAATTCTTGGCCAATTTAAGAAAGAATGAGGATGCAAACTGGAAGGTCGTAGCAATGGGAACGACCATAACAGACGCTGCAACATTCATTAGTGCAACAGGGAAAGCTGATGACGCTACTTTAGCAGTTGGTGATTTGTTAGCAGTTAAAGATGCAGACGGTAGGGTGAAGGTGTATACGATTACTGTAACACCGAATGATGATTCAGGTTACTTTACATTTAATGCAGAGACAGGAACTATCACAGGCTATTCAAATGATGGTCCGAAGGATGTAGTAATACCATCTACTATTAATGGTGTGTCTGTAACGAGCATAGGTAGTGCTGCATTCCTAATGATGAGTGTAACAAGCGTCACTATTCCAGACAGTGTAACTTCAATAGGGGCTAATGCATTCGCATTGAACTCTATAACAAGTGTCACTATTCCAGACAGTGTAACTTTAATAGATGCTAGTGCATTCTTTTCAAACTCAATAACGAGTATCACAATCGGTGCTAATGTAACTGTTTTTGATAACATTTCATTAGGATTAAACGGAGCGTCATTCAAGACTTTATATGATTCAAATAAACTAGCAGGAACATACACATACGTAGATGGTGCTTGGATAGGTCCTTCGGAAGGAGATGATTCAGATAACATGCTTTCCGACGACGCAACACTATCAGATCTCGCTATCAGCGTAGGTACGTTAAGTCCAGAATTTTCAAAACCAGAAAGAACGTTTACAGTCAGTGTTGCAAACGGAGTCACCAGCATGACTGTTACACCAACTGTTAATGACGAAGAGAATGGCACAGTAACGGTAAATGGTGTGACTGCTACCACTGGACAACCTTCAAATGCCATCACTCTGAATGTAGGTAGCAATCCTATAACTATTATAGTGACAGCAGAAGATGGCGTAACTACAGAAACCTACACCATCACAGTGACAAGAGCAGCAGGAAGTAATAATTCAGGAGAAAGTTCTAGTGGCGATGGCGATTCAGGCGGTGGAGGTGGCGATACACCAGCACCAGCACCAACACCTGCACCAACGCCAACACCAACACCAACGCCAACACCAGTGCCAGCACCAGTCGCAGCGAATCAAATAGCACAATCTGTTGAAAAAGAAACAACAACAGGCAAAGAAACAACCATCACCACCACAGACGGCAAAAACATCGCCGTAGTACAAATAACAAACGACAAAATGACAGATAAAATAACCCAACTAATAAATCAACGCCCAGTACCGCCTACGACACCAGCCGAGCAACCAGCACAGCCCGTAACACAATTGACTCGCAGTGAACAACGCACACAAAACGACCAGAACACGATCCAGATAGTAGTAGAAACACAGAACACAGACACAGTCAGTGCCCAACTCACAGGTGATATCGTTAAAAATATGGAAACGGGTGGAATCACACTATCAGTTAAAACTAACAACATAGACTACATCATCCCAGCAAAAGAAATAGCGATCGAACGAGTAGCCCAGAACTTAGGCATCGCAGCAGCTAACCTAGCATCAATCGTAGTCGAAGTCAAAATAGACAAAGCAACAACAGAAAAATCAGAGCAAATGCAACAAAGAGCTAGCGAGCGCAATGCAGAAATCGTTGTAGCGCCAATAAGCTTCCAAGTAATCGCACACACAACAACGAGCTCAGGCGAAACAAGTAGTCAGATAATATCTAACTTCTCACAATACGTAGAACGCGTCATGGAACTACCTGAAGGTATGGACCCTAGTAAAATAACAACAGGCATAATCTATGATGACAAGGGTACATTCGACCACGTGCCGACAGAAGTATTCCAAGCAGGCGGTAAATGGTTCGCTAGATTGAACTCGCTCACTAACTCAGACTACACCATAATCTACAACCCAATCACAGTTAAGTCAGTAGAAGGTCACTGGTCAAAAGACATTGTCAACGATATGGCGTCACGCATAGTCATAGCAGAGCACCAAACATTCACACCTGACACGGCCATTACCAGAGGAGAATTCGCCGACTACATCGTCAGAGCACTAGGCCTATATCGCGTAGGAAACTATGACAGACAACGCTTCACAGATGTAACGAGAAGTCACAAACAAGCCGATTCTATAACCATAGCTAACCAATACGGCATCATTAACGGCTATCCAGACGGAACATTCCGAGCAGAAGCAACCATTACTCGACAAGAAGCCATGACCATGTACGCTAGAGCAATGGACATCGTCAAGATAATCGAGCAAGAAATCAAACTAGAAGCCATCTATACCGATGTAGCAGACATAACCGGCTGGGCACACGCCTACGTCAAGAAAACAGTCAGTGCCGGCATATTTAAGGGTAGAACAGACACAACCATCAACCCATTAGAAACCTTTACCCGAGCCGAAGCAGCTACAGCGATCCGCAACATGCTAGTAAAGGCCGAGCTAATTAACGACAAGCTAGACTCCGTTGCAACCGTAACGAAATAA
- a CDS encoding FAD-dependent oxidoreductase translates to MNTQSSGKLPEAPEPYWCKDMDIPNFSVLVEDHETDVVIVGGGITGITTAYLLAKEGVKVTLLEADRLLNGTTGHTTAKLTAQHDLIYDEYMNHFGRTKARLYYEANKDAIQFVKDIINEQKIDCDFSEQDAYLYATTDQYAENIEKEWKAYQQLHIQGELVKEIPFAINVKNALIMKGQAQFHPLKYLSHFVRQLANDNNVRIFEGTTAEDILNLGNKLQVVSRDGKKVTANKVLCCSHFPFYEGTGLYFSRMYADRSYVLAVKAKKDFPGGMYLSVDQPSRSLRSTPWNGENLVLVGGESHKTGQGKNTLEHYQALETFADEVLGIEKILYRWSAQDLITIDKLPYIGAITEDQPNILTATGYRKWGMTNSTVAALMLRDLVLDKNNPYHELYSPSRFYADPSLKHFFKENLDVAKHFIKGKLEFPNTEINDLKNDEGAVIRMNGQRKGVYKDKEGQLHIVDTTCPHLGCEVNWNQGDRTWDCPCHGSRFAYTGEVIEGPSEKPLQKEDYGVLDVLLKDSGY, encoded by the coding sequence ATGAACACGCAATCATCAGGGAAGTTACCGGAAGCTCCAGAGCCATATTGGTGCAAAGATATGGATATACCGAATTTCTCGGTATTAGTAGAAGATCATGAGACAGACGTTGTAATCGTAGGCGGTGGAATTACAGGAATCACAACTGCCTATCTGCTTGCAAAAGAAGGAGTTAAAGTAACGTTACTCGAAGCAGACAGGCTGTTAAACGGTACAACGGGACATACTACAGCCAAGCTGACAGCGCAGCACGATTTAATCTATGATGAGTATATGAATCACTTCGGAAGGACGAAAGCAAGGCTCTACTACGAAGCTAACAAGGATGCCATTCAGTTTGTCAAAGATATAATTAATGAACAGAAAATTGACTGTGATTTCAGCGAACAAGATGCATACTTGTACGCTACAACGGATCAATATGCAGAGAATATCGAGAAGGAATGGAAAGCATATCAGCAACTACATATTCAAGGTGAGCTTGTAAAAGAAATACCTTTCGCAATCAATGTGAAAAATGCCCTGATTATGAAGGGACAAGCTCAATTTCATCCACTTAAGTATTTATCGCACTTTGTCCGACAGCTTGCAAACGACAATAATGTACGGATATTCGAAGGTACGACGGCTGAAGATATATTGAATCTAGGAAATAAGCTTCAAGTTGTATCGAGAGATGGTAAGAAAGTGACGGCTAACAAAGTATTATGCTGTTCACATTTCCCATTTTACGAGGGTACAGGGCTGTATTTTTCACGGATGTATGCAGATCGATCCTATGTCTTAGCGGTCAAGGCAAAAAAAGATTTCCCAGGCGGAATGTATTTAAGCGTTGATCAACCGTCCCGTTCATTACGCAGTACTCCATGGAATGGCGAAAACCTTGTGTTGGTTGGCGGTGAAAGCCATAAAACGGGGCAAGGGAAGAATACCTTAGAGCATTACCAGGCATTAGAAACATTTGCTGATGAAGTACTTGGAATTGAAAAAATCCTATACCGTTGGTCTGCACAAGATCTTATCACAATCGACAAATTGCCGTATATCGGTGCAATCACAGAAGACCAACCGAATATCTTGACTGCAACGGGGTATCGCAAGTGGGGAATGACAAACAGTACCGTAGCGGCTTTAATGCTACGTGATCTGGTCCTAGATAAGAATAATCCTTACCATGAACTTTACTCCCCGTCTAGATTCTATGCGGACCCGAGTTTAAAGCATTTTTTCAAAGAAAATCTCGATGTTGCTAAGCATTTTATTAAAGGAAAGCTTGAGTTTCCCAACACGGAAATTAATGATTTGAAGAATGATGAAGGTGCAGTTATTCGAATGAACGGTCAGCGCAAAGGGGTATATAAAGACAAGGAAGGACAGTTGCACATTGTAGATACCACCTGCCCACACTTAGGTTGTGAGGTAAACTGGAATCAAGGAGATCGCACGTGGGATTGCCCGTGTCATGGATCGAGGTTTGCTTATACTGGCGAGGTCATTGAAGGACCATCAGAAAAGCCACTACAAAAAGAGGACTATGGAGTATTAGATGTACTTCTTAAAGACTCAGGATATTAA